The following proteins are encoded in a genomic region of Clostridium kluyveri:
- a CDS encoding GtrA family protein codes for MTIVKNIYNTFVNSKKFRHITKFSCVGGLNTMIDFILFCILNSLFGVNYIISQIVSYGGGTLNSYILNKFWTFKDTKVKKKTLKEIIQFITVNSASLSISLIGLSILMDSSFNSLLAKIISMVLAQGVNFLGYRFWVFGRFINSVHTTKKAA; via the coding sequence ATGACTATTGTTAAAAATATCTATAATACCTTTGTGAATAGTAAAAAATTTAGACATATTACAAAATTCAGTTGTGTGGGCGGTTTAAACACTATGATTGATTTTATACTGTTTTGTATATTAAATAGTCTGTTTGGTGTTAACTATATTATAAGTCAGATAGTTTCTTATGGTGGCGGTACCTTAAACAGCTACATTCTAAATAAATTCTGGACTTTTAAGGATACAAAAGTAAAAAAGAAAACACTAAAGGAAATTATTCAATTTATCACAGTTAACTCTGCTTCTTTGAGTATCAGCTTAATAGGATTAAGTATATTAATGGATAGTTCTTTCAATTCTCTTTTAGCAAAAATTATTTCTATGGTATTAGCTCAAGGGGTTAATTTTTTAGGATATAGATTTTGGGTTTTTGGCAGATTTATAAATTCAGTGCATACTACTAAAAAGGCAGCATAA
- a CDS encoding NYN domain-containing protein has product MDKDKKIAVLIDADNVSEKYIKYIFDEISNHGTPTYKRIYGDWTKPQLASWKNVLLNYSISPIQQYGYTTGKNSTDAALIIDAMDILYSNNVDGFCIVSSDSDFTKLAARLREAGMFVIGMGEKKTPTPFISACEKFKYLEVLASMASKPAENTNNKESQKQEEPKVGMTSMDKLIEAIKTIITEISDEDGWAFLGEVGSTLNKRYPDFDTRNYGYSKLTPFVSSLKHFEIRSIRTSNPSISLKYIRNKD; this is encoded by the coding sequence ATGGATAAAGATAAAAAAATTGCTGTTTTAATTGATGCTGATAATGTATCTGAAAAATATATAAAGTACATTTTCGATGAAATTTCAAATCATGGGACACCAACTTATAAAAGGATTTACGGTGACTGGACCAAGCCTCAGTTGGCTTCATGGAAAAATGTACTGCTCAATTATTCTATTAGTCCAATACAACAATATGGTTATACTACAGGGAAAAATTCAACAGATGCCGCTCTTATAATTGATGCTATGGATATACTCTATTCGAATAATGTTGATGGGTTCTGCATCGTATCCAGCGATAGTGATTTTACTAAGCTGGCAGCACGCTTAAGAGAAGCAGGTATGTTTGTTATTGGCATGGGAGAGAAGAAAACCCCTACTCCTTTTATATCTGCCTGCGAAAAATTCAAATACCTTGAAGTATTGGCTTCAATGGCTTCAAAACCTGCTGAAAATACAAATAACAAAGAGTCCCAAAAACAAGAAGAACCAAAGGTTGGAATGACAAGTATGGATAAATTAATAGAAGCCATAAAAACTATTATCACTGAAATATCCGATGAAGACGGTTGGGCATTTTTAGGTGAAGTGGGCAGCACCCTTAATAAACGATATCCAGACTTTGATACCAGAAACTATGGTTACTCAAAACTTACCCCTTTTGTGTCTTCTTTAAAACATTTTGAAATTAGATCTATAAGGACCAGTAATCCAAGTATAAGTCTTAAATATATTAGAAATAAAGACTGA